The DNA window TAGCGTGTGGAGATGTAACATAATCTTCTGAAGGATTGTCCAAGGCATTTGTTACTGTGTGGCCACCTACTGCTGCTTGAGTGTCTTTAGCCATCTCAGGATTCAAGCAGGTCTCCTGGTCTGAGTCTGAAAATGTAGACAAATGGTTGTATGTAATGGAAAAATGTACAGCACAcaccaaagaaacaaaaccaataattaacaagtgtgtttaaaaatcGAATACACCTGCATGCTTTACCTGCACAGACAGCAGAGGGAGTGTGCTGTGCTGCTGGAGACTGGCTAATGAAGGACAGCCTTTCAGTGATGGGACTCAGGGCGGGATTCTTGGAGGCATATTCCCGAGAGCCGTACAGGGAACGGTCCACACCCTTGTTCCACTGACGTGTTGCTGTGGAGGTCAACTGTGAAAAATATAGATATCACGAGCAGGCCCCGACCCAGAATTCAGCTACGATATGATGCtgtaatttattctttttctgtGCATCTAATCAACACTATGATTATAGACTGTAATTATATATGTGTAAATGATTCTACTAATGCTATCATCCTCACCAAGTAcataaacatgttatttttgttgGACGACTGTGTAAGCACTGTGTCACAGACTGGGGACTACAGAATAAATGGTGATTActtattaaatatatacagGAGACAAACATCACTGTAACAATACactgacaaaaatacaaaatactgttttttaCTTCCTGTGGGAGATATGCTGATTTTAATATTACATATACTGCTGGGCAATTTTCAATTCTTGGTTTGTTCTCTGATAATTAAGTTCTGGCCTGAATGCCACCTTGTACTTTACAGTGGATCGCAAGGTATTTACACACCGCTTTAATTAAATTTCATCAGTTCTGCCCACAGTCAAAAGTTATTTGGTTAACCTGATGGATAGGAACCCATTTAGACTGATACACAGCACTAACTGGGAGCCtaaatgtataaaagaaaaaactgaaaagccAGACACGGCATGCTTGGTAAATTGACTGTAATGTGAGCCACAGTGGGGTTAGCTGCAGCTATCCAGACTGCAGACTGCCTTATAACTGGTTTGATGAGTTACCTGCCGTActgttgtacagtataaactACCATCCAGaacaatgtgtgtatttatcaaGAGACACAGCTCTTGACTCTCATTAGATCTTGTTTGTGTCATCCCgtttattcattaattaattttgtatttatctGTAAGTCTGTCACATCACGCTGGGACCTTCAAGTAATGGGGAAAGGAAGTTGGAAAGAATTTCGATATAACATAATTttgaatataattttttttaaacaattgtTTATGACAGCAGCGCAGGTTCTCCACTCATGCATTACCTTGATGAATTAAGGGCTTTATGATAGAAATCATAATGACTGATTCCTGTGGTGGGGATGACTAACCTGGTGAAGTGTGCCTATATAGGAGGGAAAACCTTGGCTTATAAAGAGCTGTAGTCAAATTGTGCAACTCTCAGCTCCGCGACTGTCCCCCAGAAAGACATGTTTGAAGATACCTCGTTGAAGTGGTGTAAAGAGAAATCAAACGAGCACACTCAGCCAACTCACCTTCATCTTCCCAGAGGCCAACTTGGCAGCAGAGCGTGTCGACCTCTTTACAGGTTCGTTCTCTTCTGGCtgctggaggagcagagaaTTGGCATGAGGATACGTTATACAGAGTGTGTCTATGCCACACTCTCAAATATAAAGAGGGTATCCTCATATGTGATTAAGTTTAGATCCAGAGGAATTAAACAGTAGATTAAATAGGAGCATATTATGACccctaaattattttaaaaagactgtCTAATCTCGTACATGAAGACTTAAAGTAGCACTCTGCATTAATAGCCGACCTTTCTCTTTCGAGTGCTGGAGCGAGCTGGGCCCACACTGGTAGATTCACACTCTGGTCCTGGCAGCTATTGTGTAGACAATCGAAAATTCCCAATATGAGATTCAATACACATGACAGTATGGCAATATTACAGTTACTGTATAAATGCAGCACCCAAAGTAACCTATCCAGATAAGCaggtataaaaagaaaaataacaactaaAGCTGTAGTGGTTGCAGAccttttttctttggtttcGAGATCTGAttggagctgctgcagtttgcgCCTCCTTATCTGGGAAGGATGCAGGCTCATCCATCTGGGAGGTTGTGCTGGGTTTTGCCTCAGACTCTGAGGACAAAGCTACAGTATTACAACTGGTGTGACAACTGACTTTAGCTTTAGGTAATATTGAacaatgtagttttttttattttttttatttgccatgCCAAACATGCTAACcacctgaaaaaacaaacaaaaaaacccacgATTCACAGTAGTTTCAGATGGCATAGAAACAGTGTACATCTTCAGACAGTGACTTagcatgtttcacattttgacCTCCCTGATATTTACTTGTTTCTACACTGAAAGGCTGGCAAAGATTTCTTAGGCTGGCTTCAAAATGAGAAACCTGGTCTGTTTAAGCTACTGACAACCAACTTATATTTCATTTCTGAAGAGTCTTACAGCTTGACAGTTCTGGATTTGTCAGGaaagaggaggtgggggagagGAGATGAAGACATAATGGTAAGTGACAATGAAAGGAAAAATGGAGAAGTATGATGGCAGTTTACCTGTCACCATCTGACAAATAGACTCCTCATGAAAAGCGGTGTTTAAATTCAACGGCTGGGCTTCCCATGTATCTTCTgagaatgtaaaaaaacacagagtttAACAAGATTCTACTAGAGACAATAAACTGTAACTCTCAGGGTCGATAAACAGTAATACTCCACCTGTACCACTCATCACTGCAGAGTCAATCTCCTCAATTGAAGGGAAAACAATCTAGAAGAtcacaaaataaagtaaaacaatgttGACTATAAAATCTATAAACTATACCAGATATAAGACAATACATATTCTGGTTCATGAAGTGCAGAATTATCAACAGCATACTTCAGGCATATCATCCTCAATCATACACGTGCAAGTATATCtggagaaaaaactgaaaaaaccGAAACCATATTTACCTTAGACACATTTAAGGACATCTATGATTCATAACAAAAATCAAATTTTCCCCAGTTTTATGTGGAAATCCTAAAGGTTTGTTGCTTTTGATAAGAACCTGATTATGAAGATGGTCTAACTGTAAATGGGGATCATCTTGTCTACCTTTCcgtgctcctcctcctcctcattgtTCTTTCTCACAGACGTCGTTCTGCTGTTTCGAGGCTTTGCAAATACTGGGGAGGCACCAAACACAGTGGGGCTGCTGAGGTCTGGCAGAGCTTGTGGTGTCTGCGATTCAATTCTCTGTGGAGTCTTCAGCACTGAACGCAACCCTGCACCTGGTGTTGGGGCTCGGGCTGGTGTGCCCCCTTTCTGTAATGGGGTGCTCGGGGGCAGGTTCTTATCAAAGAGCTCAGGAGAGAGGGGACCACCAAAGCGcaccctcttcttcttcttaacaGTGGACGTACCAGTGCAGTCATTCTCTGCTGCAGAcagtaaaatgcacaaaatattgTGTAGACTTTATTGCAGGATATAAAACTAGTCATTTATTAACTCTTACAAAGTTATAATAGTTCTCggtgtgccaagcttgtagcatcatattCAAAAAGACTTGGGGCTGTAATTGGTGCCAATTTATTGTGCAAAGGCTGTGAAATCTTATGTACATgcaaaatttaatttttttactcAATTTGCAAaaatttcaaaaatattttttcactttgacattatggggtattttttgtaaataagtgaggaaaataattaatttaatcccTTTttgaataaggctgtaacaaaacaaaatggggAAAAAGTGCTGTGAAAACTCCCCCTGTAGTTAAAACACAAATTTCCTGTATCCAACATTAAtccactgcaacacacaaatTCACTGTGCACAGAGCCTCAAAGACAGGGCTAAGACAAGATTAAAGGCCAGTGACTTCATCATGGCCATAGAGAGCAGGGTGCTTTTACCTCTGAGCTCCATCTCCAGCAGAGACGGGAGAGATGACATGTGGAAAGGGGAGGCGGGCTGGGTTGATGAAGGGTCATCAGGTGGTGTTCGGCCAGGGCTTTTGACTTCAAAGGCACTGTCCTGTTGAGAGAGAATACATGAGATTCCCATTTGTGTTAGATTGTAGTTCAAAAAAGATTGATAGAACATGTTCATAAGAGCAAGTGCAACTGAAATACTGACAGTCTAAAAGGATAATGTCAAATGGCAATggttaaatgtttcatttaaactTGTTCATTTGTCTTGCAATATTTAAATCCAACCTTAAGCACGCCAAAATAGAAATGCACCAATTGCAATTTTCTTGACCGATTCCAAAATCTTTTCTTTCCAGGAACTATAATTGACAACcgataaaaaatgtttttatcatttctttcatgaaaaatgtaattgtaattaaaaaaacaaaacaaaaacaatatctTCTGAAGTGCTCCAGGTTACTGGACAAGGCTTTGCCTTCCTCGACAAACCtccaagcaaaaacaaacaggcaaTATAAACAAAAGAATAGCGGTggcaaatgtttatgtttatgttttgtggttgttcGTAGGTGGTGTATTATGAGCTTAAAAACTTATAGTAGGTGATGTTTTCCAACTTGGACACAGCCAGGTCAGCTGTTTCCCCGtttcaaataaacatatttccaAAATTCTCAAACTTCAAAACCTGACCTGCTGACAAAAAGAGCTGGAGAGTGCCGTTTTCTCAGTTGATGTCACTTTATCAGAGCCCCATTTCACTGAGAGGGAGTGTACCAGCTTTAACCTGTTAAACCCGAGCGCCTCTGTCGAGGGCAGCTGTGCTTCCGGCAACAAAGACCATTTAAAGCCTCAGCTTTCATACAATATGCTGTTTGTATATGTAGCTTGCGCTTGACTTGCACAATTGCTAGCGCCCATTTTGTGAGCATGTCGCATTAGCATGTTTTTGTCACTTAACGTTAATTTACGTGCTTGGTGTTggaattgtgtttttttgggggggtagAAATTGTTCTTTTGGGTATGTAACATGTCTAGGTTGCTGCATGTTTACTAGgcttttaaattgtatttattgcCAGAAGCACAGCTGCCCCCACAGGTTAAACTCAGTGTTCACAGTTTTTTGTGTAGACCAGTTGTTACAGAACAACGGTCAATGCTGAAGAATGAACTGCTTTTCTTAAAGCTGCTTCACAGTAAAATCCTACCAGTGGAAAACCTTTTGCAAAATATAAAGCAGCAAGAGCTcttaacacaacaaataaatggGACTTTATCGGTAATTGCTTGCATGACCACACATTTTGAGTATTTCAGGGTAACACTACAGTAATTAAAGGAGGAGACGGTCACAGTTTAGCTCTGCGCTGCTCTCATGCAGGGAACAATACTGTAGGTCGGCCTTGTTATCTACTGTGAGGTTCCAGTTAAGACGTAAATTTGCTTGGCACGACGTTGAGACAGaatgacatgttttattcaaaaaATTGTGTGCTTGGTTAGTTAACAGTACAAATGTGACTTTACACCACTTCTAGTTGGCAGTCTGTAAACAATGAATTTTCACTCAATGTTACATTACACAACAGCTCTTTACTGTGGTtagatgcatttttttaatgcagtaaaTTAATTGTGTCTCACAAATGGCTTTACAGCAGAAGGCCTTGTATGTTATAGCAGTTTCACTAAAAGTCTAAATCAATTTCTCTGGGATTCATCCcttgtgtgttgcagtgtggATTAATATCTAACCTGTTGGTTTTTAGTAGGGGAATCACTCTGGAGCTGAAAGTCTGCATGTAGGGACCGGGAGATAAGCACAGCCTGGGCCTCCTCTACAGTCTCACTGGATTGTTTTGGTCCTTTTGTGACAATGTGCTTCACTGGTTCTTCATCCTTCTGTGAACATGGTTAAGAAAACTATATTGTTTTCATAATGCTGCAGCAAAAATGCTTCTATTGTGGGTctagaaaacacaaatttacaAAACTGCAGTTTGAGTGTACTGTATGCTACAGAAGACTTGACATTGCACTAAAAGCTGTAAGTTTGAAAGCCAAACACGAAACTGAagtcataataaataaataaacctaaaaATACTCAGGACATAAAATCTAGCTTTGTGAGTTTGAGAGCACTTGTAGTCAAAAGGTCTAGTGTAGTACTGAGCTAAAAATAATCACTGGATTCAATGAAAGCCAAGTACAGAGAGGTAAAACCCTTTAGTTAAATTATTTACAACAGTCAAGTAAGTACATGGTCAGAGTGAGTGTACCTCCAGCTCCTTCAAACTGAAGTGGAGGATAGGAGCGCTGGCCTCTCTAATCTCCACCTCACAGCCTTCTAGGGGGGCCAAGCACCTCCTCTTGGTGGGTGTTGGTGTCATCATTGGTGGGCTGTTCTCCTTCCCTCTATCAAGGCTGTTACCATCTGacaaggggggaaaaaaatccaaCTATCACTAAGAACCTTTGCATAAACATACAACATTTAGGGTttacctaaataaaaaaaagtaatttatcaaagaaataaacaaaaaagtaCAACTTGATAAACAGTGTTTAGAAATACTTGATTAGAAGAACAGAGGTAAAGCTGCACTTGGACAACAAAGACCTCAGACACTGGCCCATTTCAGAAGCTGACCAAGCTCAGATGAAATGACTATTGTCAGATGTTGTCAGAGTCAGACTTAAATTGTGCATTAATCCACAGCTTTTGAACTGCACCCCCAGACATCATAAAGAAATCCTATTGGCACATATCCTTGTTGAGAAACAAAACTATTAATCCTGTGGCAATGAGGCAGCCTCACCAGACAGATAATCTCTTGTCTTGATACATCCTCCACTGTCGCTGTCCTGGCTTGGCATCGGATCACAGACCTCACTCTCCTCCACATCCATCAAGCTCTGGAATGAGGCCATCTTCTGCCTCAGTGTGGAGGCGACCCGGGGAAGGAAGGGGCTACATCTGATATGCTGAGGGTTAAGACAGCAGAAATAGACACATCTGCTCATTGATGCAACATGACAGGTCATAGACTTCTGAAATTACAAAAGTGGTATTACTGAGGCACAGAGTATCAATCACCTcctccttacacacacacagtatagcACGGTCTGCTGAACTCTAGATCATCTAACAGTCACATTAAGTCACATGCCTGAGTTTATTCtgtcattaaaagaaaaagtcaatGTTAAATGAATAGTTTCCTTAAGTGAAATTTAAGCTCCCACCTGTTGACCTTGGTTTTCACCGTGGAAAAAAGTACTAAAAGTCCACAGAACCTTCTTAAACCACTTCTGCAGCATAATGCACTTCTCTGCTTTAGTTGCTCATGGTGTTCTCTTTGACAGCTTATGGTCAAATACACAGCTGTCACTTTAATCCTTATCACAAGCAATATTTTAGTGACGCCTCCTATCCTTCATTGGTCAGAAAAAGCTGTGAATGATTTTAAAGTTTCAGCCTTAATTTTGTCTGCAGCTCAATTCAGAATTAAGAatacaacaaagacaaaacctaaaatgatcagaaaacatttaaaaattagACTAAGTGGCTGTCTAATATTATTAGACTAATATTAGCTCTATGGCCTGTGAGTTTATGTTAGAAATGTTTAGTAATGTTAGAAAAAgcagtaatgtaatgtagtcAATTGTTTAACatgagagaagaaagagataCAAAGGATTAAAGACACACGTGGTCAAGGCTTGTTTGGAAAATGATATATTTGATTCATCCTGTGCCTTCCCTCTCTGTTAATTACAGGGAGAGTCTAGTTTTCTTTTCATGGGGTAATAAAAAATTGTTTAATTGTGTGAACTATAACATGGCCTGTTTGCATAATGATTATATAGATAAAAATGTAACTGGCACAGGCTGGTTAGAACTTGGAAGCCGATTAAAAGGGGCAATCATAGCATGTCATGTTAGcctgtttttaataattatgcAATTTAACATGAGTTTATGTACTAGTCCAACTTTGTATTTGTGCTACTATAAGTGAGTGTCTGTTGTTTTCCAGTGACTTACATTCGTTTTCAGTAGATGTAAGAGTAAAGGACTGTGTGTAGATTAAAGAATCTCTTTTTAATGATATAACTTGCCGTGTATAACATGGCGTAATAGATagacacattcattcacatgtGTTGGGGACCTTCGGGCTTGGCAATCCTCTGCACATAATACTGCTTTAACAGCGTTTGCCAGAAGTCATTCTGTCATTTAATAGCACTATCACAGAGGGAGCCGCATTACTTTCCGTTCTGCTCTTCTATTTCTTCACTGTATTAAACTAAAGTTGATGCACACTGTCAATATTAACACTTCCTAGCTGTTTAACAGACTCTTGGTTCATACTGTATccagacacagtgaaacagaaggAATTTTGCGTTAAATGTATTAGACAAGTGAGACACAACAGCCTGTTTGCCCTCAGGTTAAGATATGAAAATCATCACAACGTGTTTACATAATTACTTTGTTCATTATTAATTTCCAACATGcactgcagacagagaggaagtcACTGAATGGAATTCGTGGAATTTAAAAATCTCAATATTTAACTGTATGTCTAAGCATAAACAATTTATCTGAATTCTTTGCAA is part of the Anabas testudineus chromosome 9, fAnaTes1.2, whole genome shotgun sequence genome and encodes:
- the cdca2 gene encoding cell division cycle-associated protein 2 isoform X5 — translated: MAKVTTETKTAGTEEELKEETSPSEKEATPVFDDTSAPLNFSKITPSTSRLAQIKARRRSSVGVRGSPETNSLIRFMAQQRMKTLPTHQTSEHIRCSPFLPRVASTLRQKMASFQSLMDVEESEVCDPMPSQDSDSGGCIKTRDYLSDGNSLDRGKENSPPMMTPTPTKRRCLAPLEGCEVEIREASAPILHFSLKELEKDEEPVKHIVTKGPKQSSETVEEAQAVLISRSLHADFQLQSDSPTKNQQDSAFEVKSPGRTPPDDPSSTQPASPFHMSSLPSLLEMELRAENDCTGTSTVKKKKRVRFGGPLSPELFDKNLPPSTPLQKGGTPARAPTPGAGLRSVLKTPQRIESQTPQALPDLSSPTVFGASPVFAKPRNSRTTSVRKNNEEEEEHGKIVFPSIEEIDSAVMSGTEDTWEAQPLNLNTAFHEESICQMVTESEAKPSTTSQMDEPASFPDKEAQTAAAPIRSRNQRKKLPGPECESTSVGPARSSTRKRKQPEENEPVKRSTRSAAKLASGKMKLTSTATRQWNKGVDRSLYGSREYASKNPALSPITERLSFISQSPAAQHTPSAVCADSDQETCLNPEMAKDTQAAVGGHTVTNALDNPSEDYVTSPHASKKSTTGKDSRLSGPRVRGRGLKKRKVSVVDCDLLSEEPQHPTGEETEETTTNVEESNAMPVEHPVSEQGGAVIESNGPTSADTPSTDSDRTSQYQASLSACLSSDEELCHTLNQPAGPAPRKTKQGRRSSVNSSVEQELRDKVKDHQLNCRVEEMAQGDQACSQHGSRSSSDSQEAEGVANLHLAPWQADFNFEDVFKPVTTRGQRSVRRSLRNQGSAAHSNNSAGLAWMPRTSPESSEEPRRRTRGRRLTAALPVQPSFPEDTQDETS
- the cdca2 gene encoding cell division cycle-associated protein 2 isoform X2, producing MAKVTTETKTAGTEEELKEETSPSEKEATPVFDDTSAPLNFSKITPSQFGISVQSFIPSSSSHKSTSRLAQIKARRRSSVGVRGSPETNSLIRFMAQQRMKTLPTHQTSEHIRCSPFLPRVASTLRQKMASFQSLMDVEESEVCDPMPSQDSDSGGCIKTRDYLSDGNSLDRGKENSPPMMTPTPTKRRCLAPLEGCEVEIREASAPILHFSLKELEDEEPVKHIVTKGPKQSSETVEEAQAVLISRSLHADFQLQSDSPTKNQQDSAFEVKSPGRTPPDDPSSTQPASPFHMSSLPSLLEMELRAENDCTGTSTVKKKKRVRFGGPLSPELFDKNLPPSTPLQKGGTPARAPTPGAGLRSVLKTPQRIESQTPQALPDLSSPTVFGASPVFAKPRNSRTTSVRKNNEEEEEHGKIVFPSIEEIDSAVMSGTEDTWEAQPLNLNTAFHEESICQMVTESEAKPSTTSQMDEPASFPDKEAQTAAAPIRSRNQRKKLPGPECESTSVGPARSSTRKRKQPEENEPVKRSTRSAAKLASGKMKLTSTATRQWNKGVDRSLYGSREYASKNPALSPITERLSFISQSPAAQHTPSAVCADSDQETCLNPEMAKDTQAAVGGHTVTNALDNPSEDYVTSPHASKKSTTGKDSRLSGPRVRGRGLKKRKVSVVDCDLLSEEPQHPTGEETEETTTNVEESNAMPVEHPVSEQGGAVIESNGPTSADTPSTDSDRTSQYQASLSACLSSDEELCHTLNQPAGPAPRKTKQGRRSSVNSSVEQELRDKVKDHQLNCRVEEMAQGDQACSQHGSRSSSDSQEAEGVANLHLAPWQADFNFEDVFKPVTTRGQRSVRRSLRNQGSAAHSNNSAGLAWMPRTSPESSEEPRRRTRGRRLTAALPVQPSFPEDTQDETS
- the cdca2 gene encoding cell division cycle-associated protein 2 isoform X4; translation: MAKVTTETKTAGTEEELKEETSPSEKEATPVFDDTSAPLNFSKITPSQFGISVQSFIPSSSSHKSTSRLAQIKARRRSSVGVRGSPETNSLIRFMAQQRMKTLPTHQTSEHIRCSPFLPRVASTLRQKMASFQSLMDVEESEVCDPMPSQDSDSGGCIKTRDYLSDGNSLDRGKENSPPMMTPTPTKRRCLAPLEGCEVEIREASAPILHFSLKELEKDEEPVKHIVTKGPKQSSETVEEAQAVLISRSLHADFQLQSDSPTKNQQDSAFEVKSPGRTPPDDPSSTQPASPFHMSSLPSLLEMELRAENDCTGTSTVKKKKRVRFGGPLSPELFDKNLPPSTPLQKGGTPARAPTPGAGLRSVLKTPQRIESQTPQALPDLSSPTVFGASPVFAKPRNSRTTSVRKNNEEEEEHGKIVFPSIEEIDSAVMSEDTWEAQPLNLNTAFHEESICQMVTESEAKPSTTSQMDEPASFPDKEAQTAAAPIRSRNQRKKLPGPECESTSVGPARSSTRKRKQPEENEPVKRSTRSAAKLASGKMKLTSTATRQWNKGVDRSLYGSREYASKNPALSPITERLSFISQSPAAQHTPSAVCADSDQETCLNPEMAKDTQAAVGGHTVTNALDNPSEDYVTSPHASKKSTTGKDSRLSGPRVRGRGLKKRKVSVVDCDLLSEEPQHPTGEETEETTTNVEESNAMPVEHPVSEQGGAVIESNGPTSADTPSTDSDRTSQYQASLSACLSSDEELCHTLNQPAGPAPRKTKQGRRSSVNSSVEQELRDKVKDHQLNCRVEEMAQGDQACSQHGSRSSSDSQEAEGVANLHLAPWQADFNFEDVFKPVTTRGQRSVRRSLRNQGSAAHSNNSAGLAWMPRTSPESSEEPRRRTRGRRLTAALPVQPSFPEDTQDETS
- the cdca2 gene encoding cell division cycle-associated protein 2 isoform X3; amino-acid sequence: MAKVTTETKTAGTEEELKEETSPSEKEATPVFDDTSAPLNFSKITPSQFGISVQSFIPSSSSHKSTSRLAQIKARRRSSVGVRGSPETNSLIRFMAQQRMKTLPTHQTSEHIRCSPFLPRVASTLRQKMASFQSLMDVEESEVCDPMPSQDSDSGGCIKTRDYLSDGNSLDRGKENSPPMMTPTPTKRRCLAPLEGCEVEIREASAPILHFSLKELEKDEEPVKHIVTKGPKQSSETVEEAQAVLISRSLHADFQLQSDSPTKNQQDSAFEVKSPGRTPPDDPSSTQPASPFHMSSLPSLLEMELRAENDCTGTSTVKKKKRVRFGGPLSPELFDKNLPPSTPLQKGGTPARAPTPGAGLRSVLKTPQRIESQTPQALPDLSSPTVFGASPVFAKPRNSRTTSVRKNNEEEEEHGKIVFPSIEEIDSAVMSGTEDTWEAQPLNLNTAFHEESICQMVTESEAKPSTTSQMDEPASFPDKEAQTAAAPIRSRNQRKKLPGPECESTSVGPARSSTRKRKPEENEPVKRSTRSAAKLASGKMKLTSTATRQWNKGVDRSLYGSREYASKNPALSPITERLSFISQSPAAQHTPSAVCADSDQETCLNPEMAKDTQAAVGGHTVTNALDNPSEDYVTSPHASKKSTTGKDSRLSGPRVRGRGLKKRKVSVVDCDLLSEEPQHPTGEETEETTTNVEESNAMPVEHPVSEQGGAVIESNGPTSADTPSTDSDRTSQYQASLSACLSSDEELCHTLNQPAGPAPRKTKQGRRSSVNSSVEQELRDKVKDHQLNCRVEEMAQGDQACSQHGSRSSSDSQEAEGVANLHLAPWQADFNFEDVFKPVTTRGQRSVRRSLRNQGSAAHSNNSAGLAWMPRTSPESSEEPRRRTRGRRLTAALPVQPSFPEDTQDETS
- the cdca2 gene encoding cell division cycle-associated protein 2 isoform X1, with translation MAKVTTETKTAGTEEELKEETSPSEKEATPVFDDTSAPLNFSKITPSQFGISVQSFIPSSSSHKSTSRLAQIKARRRSSVGVRGSPETNSLIRFMAQQRMKTLPTHQTSEHIRCSPFLPRVASTLRQKMASFQSLMDVEESEVCDPMPSQDSDSGGCIKTRDYLSDGNSLDRGKENSPPMMTPTPTKRRCLAPLEGCEVEIREASAPILHFSLKELEKDEEPVKHIVTKGPKQSSETVEEAQAVLISRSLHADFQLQSDSPTKNQQDSAFEVKSPGRTPPDDPSSTQPASPFHMSSLPSLLEMELRAENDCTGTSTVKKKKRVRFGGPLSPELFDKNLPPSTPLQKGGTPARAPTPGAGLRSVLKTPQRIESQTPQALPDLSSPTVFGASPVFAKPRNSRTTSVRKNNEEEEEHGKIVFPSIEEIDSAVMSGTEDTWEAQPLNLNTAFHEESICQMVTESEAKPSTTSQMDEPASFPDKEAQTAAAPIRSRNQRKKLPGPECESTSVGPARSSTRKRKQPEENEPVKRSTRSAAKLASGKMKLTSTATRQWNKGVDRSLYGSREYASKNPALSPITERLSFISQSPAAQHTPSAVCADSDQETCLNPEMAKDTQAAVGGHTVTNALDNPSEDYVTSPHASKKSTTGKDSRLSGPRVRGRGLKKRKVSVVDCDLLSEEPQHPTGEETEETTTNVEESNAMPVEHPVSEQGGAVIESNGPTSADTPSTDSDRTSQYQASLSACLSSDEELCHTLNQPAGPAPRKTKQGRRSSVNSSVEQELRDKVKDHQLNCRVEEMAQGDQACSQHGSRSSSDSQEAEGVANLHLAPWQADFNFEDVFKPVTTRGQRSVRRSLRNQGSAAHSNNSAGLAWMPRTSPESSEEPRRRTRGRRLTAALPVQPSFPEDTQDETS
- the cdca2 gene encoding cell division cycle-associated protein 2 isoform X6 translates to MLQKWFKKVLWTFSTFFHGENQGQQHIRCSPFLPRVASTLRQKMASFQSLMDVEESEVCDPMPSQDSDSGGCIKTRDYLSDGNSLDRGKENSPPMMTPTPTKRRCLAPLEGCEVEIREASAPILHFSLKELEKDEEPVKHIVTKGPKQSSETVEEAQAVLISRSLHADFQLQSDSPTKNQQDSAFEVKSPGRTPPDDPSSTQPASPFHMSSLPSLLEMELRAENDCTGTSTVKKKKRVRFGGPLSPELFDKNLPPSTPLQKGGTPARAPTPGAGLRSVLKTPQRIESQTPQALPDLSSPTVFGASPVFAKPRNSRTTSVRKNNEEEEEHGKIVFPSIEEIDSAVMSGTEDTWEAQPLNLNTAFHEESICQMVTESEAKPSTTSQMDEPASFPDKEAQTAAAPIRSRNQRKKLPGPECESTSVGPARSSTRKRKQPEENEPVKRSTRSAAKLASGKMKLTSTATRQWNKGVDRSLYGSREYASKNPALSPITERLSFISQSPAAQHTPSAVCADSDQETCLNPEMAKDTQAAVGGHTVTNALDNPSEDYVTSPHASKKSTTGKDSRLSGPRVRGRGLKKRKVSVVDCDLLSEEPQHPTGEETEETTTNVEESNAMPVEHPVSEQGGAVIESNGPTSADTPSTDSDRTSQYQASLSACLSSDEELCHTLNQPAGPAPRKTKQGRRSSVNSSVEQELRDKVKDHQLNCRVEEMAQGDQACSQHGSRSSSDSQEAEGVANLHLAPWQADFNFEDVFKPVTTRGQRSVRRSLRNQGSAAHSNNSAGLAWMPRTSPESSEEPRRRTRGRRLTAALPVQPSFPEDTQDETS